The Methanobrevibacter gottschalkii DSM 11977 genome includes a region encoding these proteins:
- a CDS encoding 4Fe-4S binding protein: MSVMIDSYTKTPRPLRHVDVEYLIDQTKCANCKDKPCLESCPIDAIYLDNEEGLIKIKSTCFGCVLCRNACPYDAISLEVHMDSPIKENVPNINVKLCKACGACVQACKKGSIHIVSDGKQPPHSEIDKDTCVRCGYCFRVCPTDAIKYGQLLPKTVKGGKAVVVNQDNCIGCMTCIRVCPSMGALNVARTNKLPYINPGYCARCEECMHSCPSGAIKYSSRKKAYKMYSEIKSFDIVSEIVDHDIKILSLDLISLNKVLQKVGKSIALEFNDQNFENFIEYKVNDLMERELSISLNSNIEVGEFTKLVGSYLMDRNIEIYNNKCIACGDCYNVCPVGAIELNGPNPISISDNCIYCGKCVEQCKFDAIGAYDDYFYSKDTDLYYARSYLRGQRLGDFTLSNSKCQACAICVNNCPTGALTLGDDIIEFDDEKCIYCRNCEAICPLDAIRIVNFR; encoded by the coding sequence GTGAGCGTTATGATTGATAGTTATACTAAAACACCAAGACCATTAAGACATGTTGATGTTGAGTATTTAATAGATCAAACAAAATGTGCTAATTGTAAAGATAAACCTTGTCTTGAATCCTGTCCTATTGATGCTATCTATTTGGATAATGAAGAAGGTCTTATTAAAATAAAAAGTACTTGTTTTGGTTGTGTATTGTGCCGTAATGCTTGTCCATATGATGCTATTTCACTTGAAGTACATATGGATTCACCTATAAAAGAAAATGTTCCAAATATTAATGTAAAATTATGTAAAGCATGTGGGGCCTGTGTTCAAGCATGTAAAAAAGGTTCAATTCATATTGTTTCAGATGGAAAACAACCTCCTCATAGTGAAATTGATAAAGATACTTGTGTGCGTTGCGGATACTGTTTTAGAGTGTGTCCGACTGATGCGATTAAATATGGTCAATTACTTCCTAAAACAGTTAAAGGAGGTAAGGCAGTTGTTGTTAACCAGGATAATTGTATTGGTTGCATGACTTGTATAAGAGTTTGTCCATCAATGGGAGCTCTTAATGTTGCTAGAACTAACAAATTGCCTTATATTAATCCGGGATATTGTGCAAGGTGTGAGGAATGTATGCATTCTTGCCCATCAGGAGCTATTAAATATTCTTCACGTAAAAAAGCTTATAAGATGTACAGTGAGATAAAATCTTTTGATATTGTATCTGAAATTGTTGATCATGATATTAAAATACTTTCACTTGATTTGATCAGTTTAAATAAAGTTTTACAAAAAGTAGGCAAATCAATAGCTTTAGAATTTAATGACCAAAACTTTGAAAATTTCATTGAGTATAAAGTAAATGATTTAATGGAGAGGGAATTGAGTATTAGTCTTAATTCCAATATTGAAGTTGGAGAATTTACAAAACTTGTCGGATCTTATTTAATGGATAGGAATATTGAAATTTATAATAATAAATGTATTGCTTGTGGAGATTGTTATAATGTATGTCCGGTTGGTGCAATTGAGCTAAATGGTCCAAATCCAATCTCCATTTCAGATAATTGTATTTATTGCGGAAAATGTGTTGAACAATGTAAATTTGATGCGATAGGTGCTTATGATGATTATTTCTATAGTAAAGATACTGATTTGTATTATGCCAGATCTTATTTACGTGGTCAAAGATTAGGGGATTTTACACTTTCGAATTCAAAATGTCAGGCATGTGCAATTTGTGTGAATAATTGCCCAACTGGTGCATTAACATTAGGTGATGATATTATTGAGTTTGATGATGAAAAATGTATTTATTGTAGAAATTGTGAGGCAATATGTCCTCTTGACGCAATTAGGATAGTTAACTTTAGGTGA
- a CDS encoding NADH-quinone oxidoreductase subunit B family protein, whose amino-acid sequence MLDAVKDAVRKSSIHVCIVNCGGCNGCDVEVVALLSPRYDLEQYGIYVQNNPREADVLLLTGAVTEQWIHNLKRVYDKAPEPKIVVAVGNCPQSGDVFAQEGGHVHAPASNFIPVDAAIPGCPPRPSEILEAILSVGPQAIADRGREEK is encoded by the coding sequence ATGTTAGACGCTGTTAAAGATGCTGTGAGGAAAAGCTCAATTCATGTCTGTATTGTGAATTGTGGGGGATGTAATGGCTGTGATGTGGAAGTTGTTGCATTATTATCTCCAAGATATGATTTGGAACAATATGGTATTTATGTTCAGAATAATCCTCGTGAAGCTGATGTCTTATTGTTAACTGGTGCTGTAACCGAACAATGGATTCATAATCTAAAAAGAGTTTATGATAAAGCTCCAGAACCAAAAATTGTAGTAGCTGTTGGAAATTGCCCCCAATCCGGAGATGTATTTGCCCAAGAAGGAGGCCATGTTCATGCACCTGCATCTAATTTTATCCCAGTTGATGCGGCTATTCCTGGATGTCCACCTAGACCTAGTGAAATTTTAGAAGCTATTCTGTCTGTGGGTCCACAAGCTATTGCAGATCGTGGGAGGGAAGAGAAATGA
- a CDS encoding 4Fe-4S binding protein, with protein sequence MSSLMWYIFDFARKAWADAFTNAKTNPEIAEKPERFRDFPKVNKEYCIGCGACTVSCPSPNAIKIVREKDDETGEGSTYPVITPGACIRCGFCAEVCPTEPKTLECGLNHLILPEFNLIPSKRQFIVDDYLCIKCKKCIKKCPVEAISLIDGNVVVDQLKCISCGECLEVCPVNGAMKGVFVDNLQDQKELILLTVNYLEEFINSKEEDLRSLDHNGLLQYDVPLSNIWDEALKIIPDEEISLEIITNAVNRLKVRIIDWDKSKCKKCQLCIPDCPTGCISFDEINDTIVRDKDRCLRCSICYQTCPFSVIKYFIAKFAFDDGENIHVTVKASNLNEDIVE encoded by the coding sequence GTGTCATCTCTAATGTGGTATATCTTTGATTTTGCAAGAAAAGCATGGGCTGATGCATTCACTAATGCAAAAACTAATCCTGAGATTGCAGAAAAACCAGAAAGATTTAGAGATTTTCCTAAAGTAAATAAGGAATATTGTATAGGTTGTGGAGCATGTACTGTTTCATGCCCTTCTCCAAACGCAATTAAAATTGTAAGGGAAAAAGATGATGAAACAGGTGAAGGTTCAACATATCCAGTTATTACTCCGGGTGCATGTATCCGTTGTGGTTTTTGTGCAGAAGTATGTCCAACAGAACCGAAAACATTGGAATGTGGTTTAAATCATTTGATTTTACCTGAATTTAATCTTATTCCGTCAAAAAGACAATTCATTGTTGATGATTATTTATGCATTAAATGTAAAAAGTGTATTAAAAAATGTCCTGTTGAAGCAATAAGTCTTATTGATGGTAATGTTGTAGTTGATCAACTTAAGTGTATTTCTTGCGGGGAATGTCTAGAGGTATGTCCGGTTAATGGTGCAATGAAGGGTGTTTTTGTTGATAACTTACAAGATCAGAAAGAATTAATTTTATTGACTGTAAATTATCTTGAAGAGTTTATTAATAGTAAAGAAGAGGATTTAAGATCATTAGATCATAATGGTCTTTTACAATATGATGTGCCGCTTTCCAACATTTGGGATGAAGCATTGAAAATAATTCCTGATGAAGAAATATCACTTGAAATCATTACTAATGCTGTTAACAGACTTAAAGTTAGAATTATTGATTGGGATAAATCAAAATGTAAAAAATGCCAGTTATGCATACCTGATTGTCCAACTGGTTGTATTTCATTTGATGAAATTAATGATACAATTGTAAGGGATAAAGATAGATGTTTAAGATGTAGTATCTGTTATCAGACCTGTCCATTTTCAGTTATTAAATATTTCATAGCTAAATTCGCCTTTGATGATGGTGAAAATATTCATGTTACTGTTAAAGCATCTAATTTAAATGAGGATATTGTGGAGTGA
- a CDS encoding hydrogenase large subunit, with the protein MIVPIGPIHPALKEPIRLKLQTEGERVVKAEIEYGYVHRGIEKIIEGQTWQKGIYLSERVCGICSYEHTQTFAETIEKISNVDVPLRAQFLRVITNELDRIQSHLLANSTFFKSMDHETLFMHVLELREYAMDSIELLTGNRVNMGWNVVGGVRMDADERHFKPILENLKKIEEGFDTTRALFAEGPALALRCKGIGHMSKKEAIKGRAVGPIGRASDIKEDYRIGHYTYDDYFDFKVIRRKEGDNYARTLTRFDEIPESISLIRQAIENMPKGEIRTPADLKSGYAMNKNEAPRGEVTYMIETNGNLIKHISIRTPSIANMDSCAKYMIRDVPTVADAVSTYASCDPCVACAERVAITNEHGKTELKNIYEVI; encoded by the coding sequence ATGATTGTACCGATTGGTCCTATTCATCCAGCTTTAAAAGAACCTATAAGGCTTAAACTTCAAACTGAGGGTGAAAGAGTTGTTAAAGCAGAAATTGAATATGGGTATGTTCACAGAGGAATCGAAAAAATAATTGAAGGACAAACATGGCAGAAAGGAATTTATCTTTCTGAAAGAGTATGCGGTATTTGTTCATATGAACATACTCAAACATTTGCAGAAACAATTGAAAAGATTTCTAATGTTGATGTTCCACTAAGGGCTCAATTTTTAAGGGTAATTACAAATGAACTAGATAGAATTCAAAGCCATTTGCTTGCTAATTCAACATTTTTCAAATCAATGGATCATGAAACATTATTTATGCATGTTTTGGAATTAAGGGAATATGCAATGGATTCTATTGAATTATTAACTGGAAATAGAGTTAATATGGGTTGGAATGTTGTTGGTGGAGTCAGGATGGATGCTGATGAACGTCACTTCAAACCTATATTGGAAAACCTTAAAAAAATTGAAGAAGGTTTTGACACTACAAGGGCATTGTTTGCCGAAGGTCCTGCTTTAGCATTAAGGTGTAAAGGAATTGGTCACATGAGTAAAAAGGAAGCTATTAAAGGACGTGCTGTCGGTCCTATTGGAAGAGCTTCGGATATTAAAGAAGATTATAGGATTGGCCATTACACTTATGATGATTACTTTGATTTTAAGGTAATTAGAAGAAAAGAGGGAGATAACTACGCAAGAACATTAACTAGATTTGATGAAATTCCAGAATCTATAAGTTTGATCAGACAAGCAATTGAAAACATGCCTAAGGGTGAGATTCGTACTCCTGCTGATTTGAAATCTGGTTATGCAATGAATAAAAATGAAGCTCCCCGTGGTGAAGTTACATACATGATTGAAACTAATGGTAATTTAATTAAGCATATTTCTATTAGAACTCCAAGTATTGCAAATATGGATTCATGTGCAAAATACATGATTCGGGATGTTCCAACTGTTGCAGATGCGGTTTCAACTTATGCATCATGTGATCCTTGTGTTGCTTGTGCTGAAAGAGTAGCTATTACTAATGAACATGGAAAAACAGAACTTAAAAATATTTATGAGGTGATATAG